In Streptomyces sp. NBC_01408, one DNA window encodes the following:
- a CDS encoding SsgA family sporulation/cell division regulator: protein MSATAENPPATRTATATVALIEERVSARVITDDPLYRKIPVVLRFVPAEPLAVRIVFPADLSPEGTDNEWVFPLALLEAGLLAPTGTGDVRVWPCGRVQAVVEFHSPDGVAVIQFDIAALRRFLRRTYAPAATR, encoded by the coding sequence ATGTCAGCGACCGCCGAGAATCCCCCTGCCACCCGGACCGCCACCGCGACGGTCGCTCTCATCGAGGAACGCGTGAGCGCGCGCGTGATCACCGACGACCCGCTCTACCGGAAGATTCCGGTCGTCCTTCGCTTCGTCCCCGCCGAGCCGCTGGCCGTACGGATCGTCTTCCCCGCCGACCTGTCCCCCGAGGGCACCGACAACGAGTGGGTCTTCCCCCTCGCCCTGCTGGAGGCGGGCCTGCTGGCCCCGACCGGCACCGGGGACGTCCGCGTCTGGCCGTGCGGCCGCGTGCAGGCGGTCGTCGAGTTCCACTCCCCTGACGGGGTCGCCGTGATCCAGTTCGACATCGCCGCCCTGCGCCGCTTCCTGCGCCGTACGTACGCCCCCGCCGCCACCCGATAG